CCTGGTGGTGATGGATGACGCCGACCTCGACCTCGCCCTGCGAGGCGTTCTGTTCGCCGCCGTCGGTACCGCCGGCCAGCGCTGCACCACCACCCGACGCCTGTTCCTGCACAAGAGCATCGCCGACGAGATGCGACGGCGTCTGGTCGAAGCCTACGACTCGATCCGCATCGGCGATCCACTCGATCCGGGCACCTTGATGGGACCGCTGATCAACCAGCAGGCGGTCGACGGCATGCAGCAGGCCCTCGAGGCGGTGCGTGCCCAGGGCGGCACGGTGCTGCGCGGCGGCGCCGTCATCGACGGTCCGGGCTTCTTTGTCGAACCCGCCATCGCCGACGCCAACACCGCGATGGCGATCACCTGCGAAGAGACCTTCGCGCCGATCCTCTACCTCTTCGAGTTCGACGACCTCGATGCGGTCATCGCCGAGCACAACGCCGTCCCTCAGGGACTTTCCTCGGCCATCTTCACCCGCAACATGCAGTCGGCCGAGCGCTTTCTCGCCGCCACCGGCAGCGACTGCGGCATCGCCAACGTCAACATCGGCACCTCCGGAGCCGAGATCGGCGGCGCCTTTGGTGGCGAGAAGGAAACCGGCGGCGGCCGCGAGGCCGGCTCCGACTCCTGGAAGGCCTACATGCGGCGCCAGACCTGCACCCTCAATTGGGGTACCGAGCTGCCGCTGGCCCAGGGCGTCGAGTTCGACGTCGGCTAGTCGGCGGCTGAAGAAGTCGCGCCGTCTGGTTCAGGGGGGCTCGAGGTCGCCCGAGGTGTCCCCCTGAGCCGGGTGCGCGGCCGCAGGACCATCAAGGGCGACAGATTCTCAGCGCTCCAGGCGCTACCCGCAGGGTGAGCGGGTCGTCATCCAGGGAGGCCAACGGCTCACCGTCGGCAAACGGCACCATCGGCCGATCGACGGCCAGGAGGGCGCGGCGCGTTCGCACCATCTCGACCGCCGGGTGGTCGACGTGGCGGCCGCGATAGACCTGCGGGAAGACGCGCAGCAGGGTCCGTCGGGGAATCGCCCGCACAATCACCAGATCGAGCCAGCCATCGTCGAGGCGCGCCTGGGGAGCGATCCGCATCCCGCCGCCGAAGCAGGGACCATTGGCGAGGGTGATGAACATCGCCCGATCGTCGAAGACACCTTCGTCGTGCTCGATACGAATGCGCGGCGGCACGAAGTCGACCAGGGTGCGCAGCACCGCGTAGAGGTAGATCGCCCGACCGGAGAGGAAGCGCTGCCCTTGATGGGCGCGACGGGCCGCCTCGCTGTCGAAGCCGACGCCGCTGTAGATCGCGAAGTAGCGATCACCAGCCTGGCCGAGGTCGATACTGCGCAAAGGGGCGCTCACCAGAGCCTCGAGGGCGTTCTCGACCCGTCGCGGCACGGCGAGGGCGGTGGCGAGATCATTGCCCGTTCCGAGGGGCAGGATGCCGAGAGCGCAGGAGGTATCGGCAAGGCCCTGGACGACGTGATGGACCGTGCCGTCGCCACCGCCGACAATCAGCCTTTCGACCCCCTCCTCGGCGGCCCGGCGGGCACGATCGGTGAGGTCGGCGGCACTCGCGCTGACCTCACAAGGAGCACCGATCGAGGCAGCCAGAGCCGCCAGGCGGTCGAGGCCACGGCCACCGAGCCGGCGGCCAGCGGCGGGATTGACCAGCAGGCGGATCATGACCGTGCGCCTCCCACCGACGTTCGACCGGTGCTCGACAACCGCGCGCCACCTCCCCACATCGCCCCCACGCACCAAGCCATGGCAGTCCCCATCAAAAAAAGAAAAGCTCGTGGACAATCATCCTACCGAAGGGACGGTGACTGCGAGCCGATGCCATGCCCCGACGGGTAGGCGTCACTCGACGCTCGCGCTCGCGGCAACGGTCGCGTCCCGGAACCCCGGCCAAGGCATCCCTCGATCGCCGCCTGGCGCAAAGCTCCGGGCGTCGCGAAACCATCCAGCGGAACTGTCTCTCACAGCCTCGCCCTTGCGCAGTGATCCGACCAGGGCGACCTTCTCAGGACCTCCCAGCGACGGCCGGGCCGTGGAGAGCCGGCGGAACTCGGGCTGGGTTGTCGACGCAATCGACCGGTGCCGACGTCAGCGGTTCACATCCTCGCCTGCGGCAGACCGCAGATCGCTCCGGGAGAGCGAAAGAGACCCCGCCGACCGCTGTGTCAGCCGGCCTTCTCGGCCTTCAGTCGACGCAAGAGGGCAAAGCGCGACAAGCCGAGCAACTTGGCCGCCTGCGAGCGATTGCCACCGCAGCGTTCGAGGGCTTCCGCAATGGCCCGGCCTTCGAGCTCCGCGATCTGCAAGGTTGGCAGATCTCCGCCTTTGTCGTGAGCCCTGCGAGGGGCCTCGCCAAGGGTGGCGAGGGAAATCGCCTGGCCCGAGGGACAGACCTGCACCAAGCGACGGATCTCGTTTTCGAGCTGACGAATGTTGCCCGGCCAGCGGCGGCGCACCAGCTCGCGCTGCGCCGCCACCGTGATACCGCGGACCACTTTCCCGGACTCGGCGGCGAACCGCCGCAGGAATTCGACGATCAGCAGCGGCAGATCCGCCGGGCGCTGACGCAAAGACGGAACCCACAGCAGCGAACCGGCAATCCGATAGTAGAGATCGCGCCGGAACTCGCCCGCCTCGATTCGGGATTCCAGCGCGCAGTTGGTGGCCGCCAAGAGACGGAGATCGACGGCCACCGCCGCGCCGCCCAGAGGCGCCACCTGGCGCTCCTCGAGAACTCGAAGTAGCTTGCTCTGCAGAGCCAGCGGCATGTCACCGATCTCGTCGAGGAACAGCGTTCCGCCATCGGCGCGCTGAAAATGACCGGAGCGCGACGTGACACCGGTCGCGACCCCGTGGGCAATGCCGAAGAGCTCGGCTTCGAGGAGATCCGCCGGTATGGCGGCGCAGTTCACCGCCACGAAGGGACCGGCGGCCCGCTCCGAGGAGCGGTGGAGGGTCTTCGCGACCATCTCCTTGCCGACACCCGTGTCGCCACAGATCAGGACCGATATCTTCGAGCGGGCAAGATCGGCGATTTGACGGTGCAGGCTGCGGATCGCCGGGTCGCTGCCCCGAACGTAGCTCGCTGGGAAGCGCAACGTTCGATCCGCCGCTTTGCTCTTCGGGGGCACCTCCGGTCGCCGCGCCAGCAGGAGCAGCTCGTGCAACGCGGCGAGCAAAGGCTCGCGGGCTTCCCGGCTGTCGAAGGCACCGCCGAGCAGCAGCGCCGTGTGGCTCTCGCCGCCGGCGCGCAGCGAGAGGGCCCCGAGCTCGCCATGGGCAAAGACCTCGCCCGCCCGCCGCTCGTGCCACAGGCGCCGCAACCACTCGAGGACGCGATCGTCGGGCCGACCATGAGAGAAAAACACCACCGGCTCGCCATCGTCCCGAATCTCGACGCCACAGAAGAAAGACACTCCGAGCTCCGCCAGCACGGCAGCCAGCTCGTCTCGGGTCTCCTCGCCGCGACCCGAGAGCTCGGCGCTGAGGAGGCGAACCGCCCAAGCCCAGGCCTCCCGTCGTGATCGCCCCCGGTGCCAGACTTCCGCCGTCGAGGGCAGGGAGTCGGCCGCCGAGGCGCGCGGTCCGGTCGTGACGACCGCCAGCTCGGCGTCGTCTCGATCGACCTCCTCCACCACCAACTCGACAGGCCCGATCCACAATCGATCACCGAGCTCCAGAGTCGAATAGCGCACTCGACGTTCGTTGACGAAGGTGCCGTTCTTGCTGTCTTGGTCGATGACCTCGAGAGAATCCTCGCCGCGTAGCAGAACCGCGTGGTGCTGAGAGACCCCCGGAATAGCGACAACACAGTGATTTCCAAGGTCGCTCCCGACGAGGTTGGGCCCCGGCTGCAACGGAAAGATCATTCGCCGCGAGCCGGTGCCGCCCACCAGGCAGAGACGACGAAGATTCTCCGACGGTGTTCGGGCCAAGGGCGAGAGAGTCATCTTCCGGCCTACTCCTCGAGTCGAGCAAGGATAAAGGGGGTCTATCTTCCTATACGTCTTTCCTCGAGCCCCAGTTTCCAACTATTCGTGGTCCGCCCCAGGGGGACGCCCGTTCTGGGCCAGCCACTCGCCGACTCGTGGCGAGACACCGTGCCCCTCGAGATCGGGATGGGCTACGCGATCCCGACGAGCCTGCTGCAACAGAGCGGTCGAGCGATCCGGATCGTCGCCGGCAAGGGCCTCCGCCAGGGCCTCCCGGGCCTCGGCGGCCAGGTGGAGATCAATCCCCGGCCGCACCGTTTCGACCGCTTCCTCGAGGAGCCCGAGGGCTGCATCCCTTTCTCCCGCTCTAAGCCGAGCTTGGCCCAGGGCGAGCAAGCCCCGCCAGCGATCCCGCTGCTCCACGACCGATGAGGTCGCCTGACCGGGAATCGCGGCGAGCCATTCCAGCGCCGCCGCCAGATCGCCGTCGGCGAGATGAAGACGTCCCGACTGCAAGCGAAAGGAGAGGGCAAAGGAGTGGTGGTCCGACAGGCCCTCACGGTATGCCTGGGCCGCCAGCCGCTGGGCCGCCCAGGCACGTTGCCATTGACCGAGCTCGAGCGCCGTCTCGCTCACCGTCAGCCGGGTGAGAGCACCGAGGTAGACGTTCTCCACCAGCTTTTCATCGACCAAGGTCTCGGCCCGCCGCAAGTAGGGCTCGGCCCGCTCCGGTCGACCCGCGGCGTTGTAGATCTGGGCCATCAGCAGGAGCGGATAGCCCATGTCGCGGTGGTCTCGGCGAAAATACCCCAGCTGATTCTCGAGGCAGCGCAGCGCCAGTCGCAAGGACTCGCCGTAGCGTCCGTGGGAAGCATGGTTCCCGGCGAGATTGATCAGCGCCGGACCGAGCTGCGGACTGCCGGCCCCGTAGGCGGCCTCCTGGATCTCGACCGCGCGCGTCAAATACTCGAGCGCCGCCTCCTGGGCCGCCTCGCCGGGTCCCTCGGTGATTCCGAGGTTGGTGTAGAGGTTGGCCCTCCGAGGATCGTCTCCAATGCCCGCTTCCCGCGCCACGCGATGAGCCCGCAGGTAATGCTGCCGCGCCTCCGCCAGCTGGCCGCGCCGGAACTCCAAATTCCCACGGCCGACGTGGTACACAGTCCAGCGGTCGGCGTGACCGTCGCCGAGAGTGCGCAGCGCCGCCTCCGCCAAGAGCCCGAAACGCACTCCCTTGTCGTAGCGCGATTGAAAGAAGCCCAACTGATTCATCAGCTCCAGGTAACTGTCCGCTTCGAGGGCTCGGGCGTCGGCCGAGATTGCCGCCCGCAGGGCGCCGTCGAGGAGCTCCGTGGCCCGGCCCGGATCGGGCTCTCGGAGCGCCTGCTCGAAGAGGGCCTCCGATTCGATCAAGGTGTAGCCATGACGGCGAGCCACGGCCAGCGCCCGATCGAGAACCATCTCCGGCGGCTCCCGCCCAGCCAGCCGTCCAGCACGGGCCCTCGCCACCGCCGTTCGGGCCGTCTCGAGCTCGCGCCGCGCCTCGACGTTGGCGGGCAAGTCAGGTAGCCGATGGAGCAAGACGAGGTCGGAGCAAGATTCCACCGGCGTCAGGCGCAGGAGGGCACGGGTGGAGTTCGAGACCACCGCCGCATCAGCCTGCACAAACGCCTCCAGCAGGCCACGGAACTCCGCCAGTCGAGTCGTCAGACACTGCATGCGGAGGTCGAGAAGGCGCTCCGATTGTTCCCCCAGCACATGGGTGGCTCGGCAGGACTCTTCATAG
The Acidobacteriota bacterium genome window above contains:
- a CDS encoding sigma 54-interacting transcriptional regulator gives rise to the protein MTLSPLARTPSENLRRLCLVGGTGSRRMIFPLQPGPNLVGSDLGNHCVVAIPGVSQHHAVLLRGEDSLEVIDQDSKNGTFVNERRVRYSTLELGDRLWIGPVELVVEEVDRDDAELAVVTTGPRASAADSLPSTAEVWHRGRSRREAWAWAVRLLSAELSGRGEETRDELAAVLAELGVSFFCGVEIRDDGEPVVFFSHGRPDDRVLEWLRRLWHERRAGEVFAHGELGALSLRAGGESHTALLLGGAFDSREAREPLLAALHELLLLARRPEVPPKSKAADRTLRFPASYVRGSDPAIRSLHRQIADLARSKISVLICGDTGVGKEMVAKTLHRSSERAAGPFVAVNCAAIPADLLEAELFGIAHGVATGVTSRSGHFQRADGGTLFLDEIGDMPLALQSKLLRVLEERQVAPLGGAAVAVDLRLLAATNCALESRIEAGEFRRDLYYRIAGSLLWVPSLRQRPADLPLLIVEFLRRFAAESGKVVRGITVAAQRELVRRRWPGNIRQLENEIRRLVQVCPSGQAISLATLGEAPRRAHDKGGDLPTLQIAELEGRAIAEALERCGGNRSQAAKLLGLSRFALLRRLKAEKAG
- a CDS encoding diacylglycerol kinase family protein, with translation MIRLLVNPAAGRRLGGRGLDRLAALAASIGAPCEVSASAADLTDRARRAAEEGVERLIVGGGDGTVHHVVQGLADTSCALGILPLGTGNDLATALAVPRRVENALEALVSAPLRSIDLGQAGDRYFAIYSGVGFDSEAARRAHQGQRFLSGRAIYLYAVLRTLVDFVPPRIRIEHDEGVFDDRAMFITLANGPCFGGGMRIAPQARLDDGWLDLVIVRAIPRRTLLRVFPQVYRGRHVDHPAVEMVRTRRALLAVDRPMVPFADGEPLASLDDDPLTLRVAPGALRICRP
- a CDS encoding serine/threonine-protein kinase — its product is MDTPTVPGRHSAAYPPTETDAALPTGARVGRFLLLHLAGRGGMGEVYAAYDPELERKIALKFLLESGDEGEEQERLRREARAMARLQHPHVITIYDVGSYGGRLFVAMEFIAGTTLASWLGERQRDWREILPPFLQAAQGLAAAHAVGVVHQDFKPSNVMLGPGGARVVDFGLAAGRFVGSSGEAPLGTPAYMAPERRAGRPADARSDQYSFAVALGRALEQASGRVPRWLRRVIEIATASAPSDRFVALDDLLAEIARGRRRGRRRVALAAGLFVVLLVGGLAFRGALVGAPSLCSGGAERLVEVWGEGPKGEIERAFAASQLPFAGQTFALVEAAGDRYARQWRETYEESCRATHVLGEQSERLLDLRMQCLTTRLAEFRGLLEAFVQADAAVVSNSTRALLRLTPVESCSDLVLLHRLPDLPANVEARRELETARTAVARARAGRLAGREPPEMVLDRALAVARRHGYTLIESEALFEQALREPDPGRATELLDGALRAAISADARALEADSYLELMNQLGFFQSRYDKGVRFGLLAEAALRTLGDGHADRWTVYHVGRGNLEFRRGQLAEARQHYLRAHRVAREAGIGDDPRRANLYTNLGITEGPGEAAQEAALEYLTRAVEIQEAAYGAGSPQLGPALINLAGNHASHGRYGESLRLALRCLENQLGYFRRDHRDMGYPLLLMAQIYNAAGRPERAEPYLRRAETLVDEKLVENVYLGALTRLTVSETALELGQWQRAWAAQRLAAQAYREGLSDHHSFALSFRLQSGRLHLADGDLAAALEWLAAIPGQATSSVVEQRDRWRGLLALGQARLRAGERDAALGLLEEAVETVRPGIDLHLAAEAREALAEALAGDDPDRSTALLQQARRDRVAHPDLEGHGVSPRVGEWLAQNGRPPGADHE